One stretch of Pomacea canaliculata isolate SZHN2017 linkage group LG1, ASM307304v1, whole genome shotgun sequence DNA includes these proteins:
- the LOC112569573 gene encoding putative protein TPRXL — MTLEQELSTVPVSTVSTAPPSGISPTPLPGISMTVSEISTSRVEASPVSSSGHSASLTVPQTSPTKSGVQPTTTTSTTSKAAASSDTHGPSSGLSPGGKVALGVCITAILLAGVIAAVVIYRRRFQLSRWRLVDSVAYKPWSYSNGSYLDDEKVLIKSASEP; from the exons ATGACCTTAGAACAAGAACTCTCCACGGTTCCAGTCTCGACAGTCTCCACGGCACCTCCCTCTGGCATCTCCCCTACACCACTCCCGGGCATCTCGATGACGGTCTCAGAAATATCCACTTCACGAGTGGAAGCAAGCCCTGTGTCATCCTCAGGGCACAGCGCCAGCCTGACTGTCCCCCAGACCTCACCCACGAAAAGTGGCGTGCAGCCGACGAcgaccacctccaccacctccaagGCAGCGGCCAGCTCGGACACTCACGGTCCCAGTAGCGGGCTGTCCCCCGGCGGTAAAGTGGCTCTGGGGGTGTGCATCACCGCCATCCTGTTGGCGGGGGTCATAGCAGCCGTCGTCATCTATCGTCG GCGGTTCCAGTTAAGCCGGTGGAGGCTCGTGGACTCTGTCGCCTACAAACCGTGGTCCTATTCCAATGGAAGCTACCTTGATGACGAG AAGGTGCTGATCAAATCAGCCAGCGAGCCCTGA
- the LOC112561121 gene encoding uncharacterized protein LOC112561121: MKGWSLVAMKVVGLVLLVSLTDGHSFTSYANLLKLYYMEEEALSNADVLLREEFFHHGNVAATDGAHNLTALRHVFICLHRLVNETKQIHAAVGTNIEKYLSHPVNVFGLTKRLLQRWRLAIKTIRKSKPCREWHIPHILARLANIEDNLPTEEDFESVAYSLLLIQHTQGLRTADLLAGRIGGHLAADRISLQDQFQVAKMAVDRDDYYYAAQWLKNMETSGRLAQLRKDEHGFNATNVLGMLASAYFRINMVPEALRATDELLKSDPDNVVGRSNKVYFEERLNRKGITRDSTTDHPVRHVGDDTYRRNFESLCRGQRPTKNRNTCRLVRSEGVLWYHKVEILRKKPPILVFHDVFSSQLMREFVVMAKEEYERLSLDTEFKTPEFTLALSRLATTQQRLQLGKVRSTLVKLPFTVTYPFKAGESEVGFSGGWLAGELGG, from the exons ATGAAAGGATGGTCGCTGGTGGCGATGAAGGTGGTGGGACTGGTGCTGCTGGTCAGCTTGACGGACGGTCACTCGTTCACGAGTTACGCCAACCTGCTGAAGCTGTACTACATGGAAGAGGAAGCCCTCAGCAACGCTGACGTCCTTCTGCGCGAGGAGTTCTTCCACCATGGCAACGTGGCCGCCACTGATGGCGCTCACAACCTGACGGCACTGCGCCA tgtttttatttgtttgcacaGACTTGTGAACGAAACCAAGCAGATACACGCAGCCGTAGGAACCAACATTGAGAAGTACTTGTCGCATCCTGTCAACGTCTTCGGCCTCACCAAACGTCTGCTACAACGATGGCGGTTGGCCATCAAGACCATTCGCAAGAGCAAGCCTTGTCGGGAAT GGCACATTCCCCACATCCTGGCGCGTCTGGCCAACATCGAGGACAACCTGCCCACAGAGGAAGATTTCGAGTCCGTAGCCTACAGCCTGCTGCTCATCCAGCACACGCAGGGTCTCCGCACGGCCGACCTGCTGGCTGGCCGCATCGGGGGCCACTTGGCAGCGGATCGCATCTCGCTACAGGACCAGTTCCAGGTCGCCAAGATGGCGGTGGACCGTGACGACTACTACTACGCCGCGCAGTGGCTGAAGAACATGGAGACCTCGGGCCGCCTGGCGCAGCTGCGGAAGGACGAGCACGGCTTCAACGCCACCAACGTGCTGGGTATGCTGGCTTCCGCCTACTTCCGG ataaaCATGGTGCCAGAAGCATTGCGAGCAACGGATGAGCTCCTGAAATCag ATCCTGACAATGTGGTCGGTCGCAGCAACAAGGTATACTTCGAGGAGCGTCTGAACCGCAAAGGAATAACTAGAGACTCCACGACAGATCACCCAGTGCGACACGTCGGCGACGACACCTACCGGCGAAACTTCGAATCTTTGTGTCGGGGTCAACGTCCTACG AAGAACAGAAACACGTGCAGACTGGTGAGATCTGAGGGGGTCCTGTGGTATCACAAGGTAGAAATCCTCAGGAAGAAGCCTCCCATCCTCGTCTTCCACGATGTTTTCTCTTCACAACTCATGCGCGAGTTCGTCGTCATGGCAAAGGAAGAG tatgaGAGGCTGTCTCTAGACACGGAATTCAAAACACCGGAATTTAC cCTGGCCTTGTCTAGGCTGGCCACCACACAACAGCGCCTGCAGCTGGGCAAGGTCAGGAGCACCCTGGTCAAGCTGCCCTTCACAGTCACCTACCCGTTCAAGGCCGGCGAGTCAGAGGTAGGCTTCTCTGgaggctggctggctggagaGCTGGGTGGCTAG